The genomic interval TCGAGAATCTGCCCGGGGCGGGCAAGCCGATTCCGGGGGCCGGGCAGCCGGTGGGCGAGGATTCCTGGCTACGGGACTACCTGCGCCGCGAGGGAGTCACGGGCGAGGGCGTGCTACCGCCCTCCCTGCTGCTGCGGCGTGACCTCGAGCGGCTCCCGGAACGACTGCGCCACTTGCGATTCGAACGCGACGTCCGCGAACTGGCCGCCGAACTCAACGCCCGCATCGTCGACTGGCAGCGCCTGCCCACCGGCCCGCACGTGACCGTCGCACCCGTCGACATCGACGAGGTGGTCGAGCAGTGGCGCACCGACCGCACGCCGACGGCCGCCACCTCGCCCGAACCCGCCGAACCCACGCCTGCGCGACCCCGTCGCCGGTGGTTCCGCCGCCGCTGAGCGGACGCACGCCTCGCCCCGGGCCCGCGAGCGACACAGCGTCACCACCCGGTCGTCACTCTCCCGCACACTGCCACCGCATGCATCACGACCCGGGCGGCTCACGCCCGCATGCCCGGCCGCTACGTCCCGGCAACGCGCAAGCGTATCCGCCGCTCCTCCGATACTGGGCCGTGACCAGGCCCGGACCGCCGGGACCGGCTTTCCCGCACACTGCGGGCACTCCTCTACAATGGCAACAGTGCAATTTCTTCCGGGCCACACGCCGCCGTATGACCTGACCTACGACGACCTCTTCCTCGTCCCGAATCGGACGGATGTAGCGTCCCGCTTCGATGTCGATCTATCGACCGGCGACGGCACCGGCACCACGATCCCCATCGTGGTGGCCAATATGACCGCGGTCGCGGGCAAACGCATGGCCGAGACGGTCGCCCGCCGCGGCGGCATCACGGTCCTGCCGCAGGACCTGCCGATCAGCGCGGCCGCCAAGACCATCTCCTACGTCAAGAGCCGTTCGCTGACCGCCGAGACACCGGTCACGCTCGGCCCGGACCATTCGGTGTCCGAGGCACTCGCCTTGGTACACAAGCGCTCTCATCGCGCCGTGGTCGTGATCGACGAGGGCAGCAAGCCGGTCGGCGTGGTCGCCGAGGCGGCCTGCGCCGACGTGGACCGGTTCGCGCGCCTGCACACCGTCGCCGACACCGACTTCCTCACCGCCCCGGCCGACACCTCGCCGCGCGAGATCTTCGAACTGCTCGAGGCCGAGCACTCGGACCTGGTCGTGCTCGTCCACCCCGACGGCACCTTGGCGGGCGTGCTGACCCGCACCGGCGCGGTCCGCACCGGCATCTACAGCCCCGCCGTCGACGCGAACGGCAAGCTGCGCGTCGCGGCCGCCGTCGGGATCAACGGCGATGTCCCGGCCAAGGCCAAGGCGCTCGTCGACGCCGGGGCCGACCTGCTCGTCATCGATACCGCGCACGGCCACCAGGTGAAGATGCTCGAGGCGCTGCGCGCGGTGGCCGATCTGAAACTCGGCGTCCCGCTGGCGGCGGGCAACGTCGTCTCCGCCGAGGGCACCCGCGATCTGGCCGCCGCGGGCGCCGACATCATCAAGGTCGGGGTCGGCCCGGGCGCGATGTGCACGAC from Nocardia wallacei carries:
- a CDS encoding GuaB1 family IMP dehydrogenase-related protein, producing the protein MQFLPGHTPPYDLTYDDLFLVPNRTDVASRFDVDLSTGDGTGTTIPIVVANMTAVAGKRMAETVARRGGITVLPQDLPISAAAKTISYVKSRSLTAETPVTLGPDHSVSEALALVHKRSHRAVVVIDEGSKPVGVVAEAACADVDRFARLHTVADTDFLTAPADTSPREIFELLEAEHSDLVVLVHPDGTLAGVLTRTGAVRTGIYSPAVDANGKLRVAAAVGINGDVPAKAKALVDAGADLLVIDTAHGHQVKMLEALRAVADLKLGVPLAAGNVVSAEGTRDLAAAGADIIKVGVGPGAMCTTRMMTGVGRPQFSAVAECAAAARELGVHIWADGGVRHPRDVALALAAGASNVMIGSWFAGTYESPGDLRMDPAGNAYKESFGMASKRAVAARTASDSGFDRARKALFEEGISSSRMRLDPERPGVEDLIDHICSGVRSACTYAGARTLGELHDKAVLGVQSAAGFAEGRPLPSGW
- a CDS encoding DUF1992 domain-containing protein, which gives rise to MTERKPAGMTHESWVDKQIREATERGEFENLPGAGKPIPGAGQPVGEDSWLRDYLRREGVTGEGVLPPSLLLRRDLERLPERLRHLRFERDVRELAAELNARIVDWQRLPTGPHVTVAPVDIDEVVEQWRTDRTPTAATSPEPAEPTPARPRRRWFRRR